From the Streptomyces nigrescens genome, one window contains:
- a CDS encoding EamA family transporter, with protein sequence MPADHGGLPHPIPSSPEVLTAEAQAGTAGAAGARGRIGSVALVIGGIVSLQFGASVAVLLFPRAGALGVVTLRLVVASLVLLLVCRPKVRGHARGDWATVLAFGIALAGMNSLFYEAIDRIPLGAAVTLEFLGPLILSVATSRRLLSLVWASLALGGVVLLGREGFDGLNLAGAGFALAAGGLWAAYILLSARTGQRFPQADGLALAMTVAALLSLPLGIVSAGSALLNPVTLGLGAAVALMSSVLPYTLELLALRKLPASGFAVMMSLEPAAAATAGFLVLHQALGWAEVLAIGLVVIASVGAVRSAAAHG encoded by the coding sequence ATGCCCGCCGATCACGGCGGGCTGCCGCATCCCATACCGTCCTCGCCCGAGGTGCTGACGGCGGAGGCGCAGGCCGGGACCGCCGGTGCGGCGGGTGCGCGCGGGCGGATCGGGTCGGTGGCGCTGGTCATCGGCGGGATCGTCTCGCTGCAGTTCGGCGCTTCGGTGGCGGTGCTGCTCTTCCCGCGGGCCGGTGCGCTGGGCGTCGTCACGCTACGGCTGGTCGTCGCCTCGCTGGTGCTGCTGCTCGTGTGCCGTCCCAAGGTCCGTGGCCATGCGCGGGGCGACTGGGCCACGGTGCTGGCCTTCGGCATCGCACTGGCCGGCATGAACTCGCTCTTCTACGAGGCGATCGACCGCATTCCGCTGGGCGCGGCGGTCACCCTGGAGTTCCTCGGCCCGCTGATCCTTTCGGTGGCGACCTCCCGCAGGCTGCTGAGCCTGGTGTGGGCATCGCTGGCGCTGGGCGGTGTGGTGCTGCTGGGGCGCGAGGGGTTCGACGGGCTCAATCTGGCCGGAGCCGGGTTCGCGCTGGCGGCCGGCGGGCTGTGGGCCGCCTACATCCTGCTCTCCGCCCGTACGGGCCAGCGCTTCCCGCAGGCGGACGGACTGGCGCTGGCGATGACCGTAGCGGCGCTGCTCAGCCTGCCGCTCGGCATCGTCAGCGCGGGCTCCGCCCTGCTGAACCCGGTCACGCTGGGGCTGGGCGCCGCGGTCGCCCTGATGTCGTCCGTCCTGCCCTACACCCTGGAACTGCTCGCCCTGCGCAAGCTCCCGGCCTCCGGCTTCGCGGTGATGATGAGCCTGGAGCCGGCCGCCGCGGCCACCGCCGGATTCCTCGTACTGCACCAGGCATTGGGCTGGGCCGAGGTGCTGGCGATCGGGCTGGTCGTGATCGCGAGTGTGGGGGCGGTACGGAGCGCGGCGGCCCACGGCTGA
- a CDS encoding TIGR03084 family metal-binding protein, with translation MSDPGAVLADLRAESEELDALVAGLPAERWAAPTPAAGWTVAHQIAHLAWTDRQALLSATDPDGFARAAQEALAAPLTFVDEAAEAGARTPPAELLADWRAGREALQRALAERPEGGKLPWYGPPMSVASMATARLMETWAHGQDIADALGAVRPPTARLRHIARIGVRTRNFAYATHQLTPPDEEFRVELRAPDGTVWEYGPPDAAQRVTGEALEFCLLVTQRAHRADLPSVRAEGADAERWLEIAQAFAGPPGKGREPSGKAATS, from the coding sequence GTGTCCGATCCCGGCGCCGTACTGGCGGATCTCAGGGCGGAGAGCGAGGAGCTGGACGCACTGGTCGCCGGGCTGCCGGCCGAGCGCTGGGCGGCCCCGACGCCCGCCGCGGGTTGGACGGTTGCCCATCAGATCGCCCACCTGGCCTGGACCGACCGGCAGGCGCTGCTCTCGGCCACCGACCCGGACGGGTTCGCGCGGGCCGCGCAGGAGGCGCTCGCCGCACCGCTCACCTTCGTCGACGAGGCCGCCGAAGCCGGTGCGCGCACACCGCCCGCCGAGCTGCTCGCGGACTGGCGGGCCGGGCGGGAGGCGCTGCAGCGCGCGCTGGCGGAGCGGCCCGAGGGCGGGAAACTGCCTTGGTACGGCCCGCCGATGAGCGTGGCGTCGATGGCCACCGCGCGGCTGATGGAGACCTGGGCGCACGGGCAGGACATCGCCGATGCGCTGGGTGCCGTACGACCTCCCACCGCACGGCTGCGGCATATCGCCCGGATCGGGGTCCGGACCCGCAACTTCGCCTATGCGACGCATCAACTCACCCCGCCGGACGAGGAGTTCCGGGTCGAGCTGCGGGCGCCCGACGGCACGGTGTGGGAGTACGGGCCGCCGGACGCCGCACAGCGGGTGACCGGTGAGGCGCTGGAGTTCTGTCTGCTGGTGACCCAGCGGGCGCACCGGGCCGATCTGCCGTCCGTACGGGCCGAAGGGGCCGACGCGGAACGGTGGCTGGAGATCGCGCAGGCCTTCGCGGGCCCCCCGGGGAAGGGCCGGGAGCCGTCCGGGAAGGCCGCCACCTCATGA
- a CDS encoding LysR family transcriptional regulator, producing MSIELRHFRCFLAIADTLSITRAAERLHLTQPAVSRTLRQLEQALGVRLVDRSTHHLALTPDGLSFRDRAAVAVAAFDRALGYAHHTGWPLRLGHAWAGAGTDTTALLRRWHEEHPATPLELLRIDDRTAGLARGEVDAALLRGEVLAPGLITERLTTEPRVAGLPADDPLADRTALSLADLADRTIAVNTVSGITSLDLWPPSARPASTITIGNTDDWLAAITGGRAVGVTTSATADMHPHPAMAYVPLTDAPPVPVVIAWRDGPGHPRIPDLIRLAHEVMGHHQGRP from the coding sequence ATGAGCATCGAGCTGCGTCATTTCCGCTGCTTTCTCGCCATCGCCGACACCCTCAGCATCACCCGTGCCGCCGAGCGGCTGCATCTGACCCAGCCCGCCGTCTCCCGCACCCTGCGCCAGCTGGAGCAGGCGCTGGGCGTCCGCCTCGTCGACCGCTCCACCCATCACCTCGCGCTCACCCCCGACGGCCTGTCCTTCCGTGACCGGGCCGCGGTCGCGGTGGCCGCCTTCGACCGGGCGCTCGGCTACGCCCACCACACCGGCTGGCCGCTGCGGCTGGGCCATGCCTGGGCGGGCGCCGGTACGGACACCACCGCGCTGCTCCGCCGCTGGCACGAGGAGCACCCGGCGACCCCGCTCGAACTCCTCCGCATCGACGACCGCACGGCCGGTCTCGCCCGCGGCGAGGTGGACGCGGCCCTGCTCCGCGGCGAGGTCCTCGCCCCGGGCCTGATCACCGAGCGGCTGACCACCGAGCCCCGAGTGGCCGGACTGCCCGCCGACGACCCGCTCGCCGACCGCACCGCCCTCTCCCTCGCCGATCTGGCCGACCGCACCATCGCCGTCAACACCGTCTCCGGGATCACCTCCCTCGACCTGTGGCCGCCCTCGGCCCGCCCCGCTTCCACGATCACCATCGGCAACACCGACGACTGGCTGGCCGCCATCACCGGCGGCCGCGCCGTGGGCGTCACCACCTCCGCCACCGCCGATATGCACCCGCACCCGGCCATGGCCTACGTCCCCCTGACCGACGCCCCGCCCGTCCCCGTCGTCATCGCCTGGCGCGACGGCCCGGGGCACCCGCGGATCCCGGACCTGATCAGGCTGGCCCACGAGGTCATGGGGCATCACCAGGGCCGGCCGTGA
- a CDS encoding nuclear transport factor 2 family protein: protein MSVSPGNDATFVRRLQRLEDKESLRALLIHGWRALDRKAWRTWIECWAEDAVLEFGPWQQVHGREAILAKVIEAEAPYTSMQHHLLNTDFEVQGDRATGIGYMWFVAVADPGTTASPYAMGGPYDWEFTRGTDGWRLTRQRLGVWWTTGTDTLHSFTTAD from the coding sequence GTGTCCGTCTCCCCCGGCAACGACGCCACCTTCGTACGACGCCTGCAGCGCCTGGAGGACAAGGAGTCCCTGCGTGCGCTGCTGATCCACGGCTGGCGGGCCCTGGACCGCAAGGCCTGGCGCACCTGGATCGAGTGCTGGGCCGAGGACGCGGTCCTGGAGTTCGGTCCGTGGCAGCAGGTCCACGGCCGGGAAGCGATCCTGGCCAAGGTCATCGAGGCCGAAGCGCCGTACACCAGCATGCAGCACCACCTCCTCAACACGGACTTCGAGGTGCAGGGCGACCGGGCGACCGGCATCGGCTACATGTGGTTCGTGGCCGTCGCCGACCCCGGGACGACCGCTTCGCCCTATGCCATGGGCGGCCCCTACGACTGGGAGTTCACCCGGGGCACCGACGGATGGCGCCTGACCCGCCAACGGCTCGGCGTCTGGTGGACCACGGGCACGGACACCCTCCACTCATTCACCACGGCCGACTAG